A single Streptomyces sp. 2114.4 DNA region contains:
- a CDS encoding Uma2 family endonuclease: MAAVIAERPHHADESGWEEALRVWERTNAPEGCKVEIIEGIVTVAPPPESDHNDTADELQRLLYTVIPRDWGIYQTQGLTIPGRHGLFVPDLAVIPKKLLPRPRERRTADVAQLIVEITTRSNANHDRIEKLNGYAAAGVPLYLLLDPWHSGKPTATLYGEPAGGLYRVLETVKYGDEMHLPAPFEVTVDTALFPAG; encoded by the coding sequence ATGGCAGCAGTCATCGCTGAGCGCCCCCATCATGCCGATGAGTCCGGCTGGGAAGAGGCACTGAGGGTCTGGGAGCGGACGAACGCTCCGGAGGGCTGCAAGGTGGAGATCATCGAGGGGATCGTCACCGTGGCACCACCGCCGGAGAGCGACCACAACGACACCGCGGACGAGCTTCAGCGCCTGCTGTATACCGTCATCCCCCGGGACTGGGGGATCTACCAGACCCAGGGGCTGACCATCCCCGGCAGACACGGGTTGTTCGTTCCGGATCTGGCGGTCATCCCCAAGAAGTTGCTGCCGCGCCCGCGTGAGCGCCGGACAGCTGATGTGGCTCAGCTCATCGTCGAGATCACGACTCGCTCCAACGCGAATCATGACCGTATCGAGAAGCTGAACGGTTATGCCGCGGCGGGCGTCCCCCTGTACCTGCTGCTGGATCCCTGGCACTCCGGAAAGCCGACCGCAACGCTGTACGGGGAGCCGGCGGGCGGTTTGTACCGTGTGCTCGAGACGGTGAAGTACGGCGATGAGATGCACCTCCCCGCGCCCTTCGAGGTCACCGTCGACACGGCACTCTTCCCCGCCGGCTGA
- a CDS encoding MFS transporter: MPPADTGASVTDRAAASPSSSTDTSLSTAAPDPESDKLRPGGPGYRRMSFALFAAGVATFALLYSTQALLPAISTDLGVSPDQASWTVSAATFGLALGVIPLSAVSERFGRRTLMTVSLSVAALIAMLVPFAPSLGALIALRGIQGVALAGLPASAMAFLAEEVRAKALVAAIGLFVAGNSIGGMSGRIVTGWVAQAWGWRAALAAVGVLAVVCAVTFRLLVPKARHFAPRSVGPRALARTLGGHLADPLLRRLYAIGGLFMTVFGAVYTVIGYRLVAEPFNLPQGIVGSIFVIYLVGTVSSAAAGKLVARTGRRGALYLAVGTTSTGLLLSLSDSVYAVLAGLVLITAGFFAGHAVASSSVSRTAKTARAQASALYQCAYYVGSSLGGALGAAAFHAVGWEGTVLLGLAAMVGAASITLYATRKAVAERRLLHLEKAA, encoded by the coding sequence ATGCCTCCCGCTGATACCGGGGCGTCCGTCACCGACCGTGCGGCCGCCTCTCCCTCGTCTTCCACTGACACTTCTCTCTCCACCGCCGCCCCCGACCCCGAGTCGGACAAGCTGCGGCCGGGCGGCCCCGGCTACCGCCGGATGAGCTTCGCCCTCTTCGCCGCCGGAGTGGCGACCTTCGCCCTCCTCTACTCCACGCAGGCGCTGCTGCCCGCGATCTCCACCGACCTCGGGGTCAGCCCGGACCAGGCGAGCTGGACCGTGTCCGCGGCCACCTTCGGGCTGGCGCTCGGCGTGATCCCGCTGAGCGCGGTTTCCGAGCGCTTCGGCCGGCGCACGCTGATGACGGTCTCCCTCTCGGTCGCCGCGCTGATCGCCATGCTGGTGCCGTTCGCCCCGTCGCTCGGTGCGCTGATCGCACTGCGCGGCATCCAGGGTGTGGCGCTGGCCGGCCTGCCGGCGTCGGCGATGGCGTTTCTGGCCGAGGAGGTACGCGCCAAGGCGCTGGTGGCGGCCATCGGACTGTTCGTGGCGGGCAACAGCATCGGCGGGATGTCCGGCCGGATCGTGACCGGCTGGGTCGCCCAGGCGTGGGGCTGGCGGGCCGCGCTGGCGGCGGTGGGTGTGCTGGCCGTGGTGTGTGCGGTGACGTTCCGGCTGCTGGTCCCCAAGGCCCGGCATTTCGCGCCCCGTTCGGTCGGCCCGCGGGCGCTGGCCCGTACGCTCGGCGGCCACCTGGCCGATCCGCTGCTGCGCCGCCTCTACGCCATCGGCGGGCTGTTCATGACGGTCTTCGGCGCGGTCTACACGGTCATCGGCTACCGCCTGGTCGCCGAGCCGTTCAACCTCCCGCAGGGCATCGTCGGTTCGATCTTCGTGATCTACCTGGTCGGTACGGTCTCCTCGGCCGCGGCCGGCAAGCTGGTCGCCCGCACGGGCCGTCGCGGCGCCCTCTACCTGGCCGTCGGCACCACCTCCACGGGTCTGCTGCTCTCGCTCTCCGACTCCGTCTACGCGGTGCTGGCGGGCCTGGTCCTGATCACCGCCGGCTTCTTCGCGGGTCATGCGGTCGCCTCGTCCTCGGTCAGCCGCACCGCCAAGACGGCGCGCGCCCAGGCGTCGGCGCTGTACCAGTGCGCGTACTACGTCGGCAGCAGCCTGGGCGGTGCCCTCGGCGCCGCCGCCTTCCACGCCGTCGGCTGGGAGGGCACCGTCCTCCTGGGCCTGGCCGCGATGGTCGGCGCCGCCTCGATCACCCTCTACGCCACCCGCAAGGCCGTGGCCGAACGCCGCCTGCTCCACCTGGAGAAGGCCGCGTAA
- a CDS encoding LysR family transcriptional regulator: MTHDPSSQGPLLQGRNRKDVAGAPRAGAEAGEAAELGGDSWAVVLAPRLAQFTAVARHEHVTRAALELGMPQPTLSRALVRLEDDLGVALFARHGRTLSLTPAGRAFLASTERALTDLERATESVRADVDPAAGKVAFGFLHTLGPETVPGLIRSFRADHPRVRFQLVQNYGEAMIERMRAGDLDLCLTSPVPDYPDLVARRLDEQKLRLVVPDDHALAGRKRVRLAEASGELFVTLEPGYGLRRITDALCAEAGFTPRIAFEGEEAETLRGLVAAGLGVALLPPPAVPRPGVAELTVTAPRAVREIGVAWPAGHPDAPPVAAFKKFLLSRRGKLLPR; this comes from the coding sequence GTGACACATGATCCCAGCTCGCAAGGGCCGCTGTTGCAAGGTCGCAACAGAAAAGATGTTGCCGGAGCGCCGCGGGCCGGCGCGGAGGCGGGGGAGGCGGCCGAGCTCGGGGGCGATTCCTGGGCCGTGGTCCTCGCCCCGCGGCTCGCCCAGTTCACCGCCGTCGCCCGGCACGAACACGTCACCCGCGCCGCGCTGGAACTCGGCATGCCGCAGCCGACGCTCAGCCGCGCCCTCGTCCGCCTGGAGGACGACCTCGGCGTCGCCCTCTTCGCCCGCCATGGCCGCACCCTCTCCCTCACCCCGGCCGGCCGGGCCTTCCTCGCCTCCACCGAGCGCGCGCTGACGGATCTGGAGCGGGCAACGGAGTCCGTACGGGCCGATGTCGACCCCGCCGCCGGGAAGGTGGCCTTCGGCTTTCTCCACACCCTCGGGCCGGAGACCGTGCCCGGTCTGATCCGCAGCTTCCGTGCCGACCACCCGCGCGTCCGCTTCCAGCTCGTCCAGAACTACGGCGAGGCCATGATCGAGCGGATGCGCGCCGGCGACCTCGATCTGTGCCTGACCTCGCCGGTCCCGGACTACCCGGACCTGGTCGCCCGCCGGCTCGACGAGCAGAAGCTGCGCCTGGTCGTCCCGGACGACCATGCGCTGGCCGGCCGGAAGCGGGTCCGGCTCGCCGAGGCCTCCGGCGAGCTGTTCGTCACCCTCGAACCCGGCTACGGGCTGCGCCGGATCACCGACGCGCTGTGTGCCGAGGCGGGCTTCACCCCGCGGATCGCCTTCGAGGGGGAGGAGGCCGAGACGCTGCGCGGCCTGGTCGCGGCCGGTCTCGGCGTGGCACTGCTGCCGCCGCCCGCCGTACCGCGCCCCGGAGTCGCCGAGCTCACGGTGACGGCCCCGCGCGCGGTCCGCGAGATCGGCGTCGCCTGGCCGGCCGGCCACCCCGACGCCCCGCCGGTCGCGGCATTCAAGAAGTTCCTGCTGAGCCGGCGGGGGAAACTGCTGCCCAGGTGA
- a CDS encoding alpha/beta hydrolase: MAQQALPVREARLGKPLGTAGKEGAREAFRWRGGGGRGTGREVSGVALLLPGGGPTGVRRPSPVAALAVRPLAARLAKAGRPEGLTAHVVRYRCSGWNGPDAHPARDAAWALDEVVRRYGDVPVCLVGTGMGARAALHAAGHPAVNSVLALAPWLPDPGESDERPDPVKQLIGRQVLLVHGTNDERTDPDLSYRYAERAKKVNRDTCRFEVHSDGHSLHQHRAEVLSLAADFMLGSLFARDYARPVKDALAAPPPLGLRMPLAAGFGVSLRH; this comes from the coding sequence ATGGCTCAGCAAGCACTGCCGGTGCGCGAGGCCCGGCTGGGAAAACCGCTGGGAACGGCCGGCAAGGAAGGGGCGCGCGAGGCGTTCCGGTGGCGGGGTGGCGGCGGTCGGGGCACCGGCCGGGAGGTGAGCGGGGTCGCTCTTTTACTGCCCGGAGGCGGACCGACCGGGGTGCGGCGTCCGTCGCCGGTGGCGGCGCTGGCGGTGCGGCCGCTGGCTGCCCGGCTGGCGAAGGCGGGGCGCCCCGAGGGCCTGACGGCCCATGTCGTGCGCTACCGCTGCAGCGGCTGGAACGGGCCCGACGCCCACCCGGCACGGGATGCCGCCTGGGCCCTGGACGAGGTGGTCCGCCGCTACGGCGACGTCCCGGTCTGCCTGGTCGGTACGGGCATGGGCGCCCGCGCCGCCCTGCACGCCGCGGGTCACCCCGCCGTCAACTCCGTACTGGCGCTGGCCCCTTGGCTGCCCGACCCCGGCGAGAGCGACGAGCGGCCCGACCCGGTGAAACAGCTCATCGGCCGGCAGGTCCTGCTGGTCCACGGCACCAACGACGAACGCACCGACCCCGATCTCTCCTACCGCTACGCCGAGCGCGCCAAGAAGGTCAACCGCGACACCTGCCGTTTCGAGGTGCACTCCGACGGCCACTCCCTGCACCAGCACCGCGCCGAAGTCCTCTCCCTGGCAGCCGATTTCATGCTCGGCTCACTCTTCGCCCGCGACTACGCCCGCCCCGTGAAGGACGCCCTGGCCGCACCCCCGCCGCTGGGCCTGCGCATGCCCCTGGCCGCGGGCTTCGGGGTGTCGCTGCGGCACTGA
- a CDS encoding adenosine deaminase — protein sequence MTSETTTLPTSEQIRRAPKVLLHDHLDGGLRPATIVDLARENGYEGLPETDPEKLGVWFREAADSGSLERYLETFAHTCAVMQTRDALARVAAECAEDLAADGVVYAEVRYAPEQHLEQGLTLEEVVEAVNEGFREGERRARENGHRIRVGALLTAMRHAARALEIAELANRYRDTGVVGFDIAGAEAGYPPTRHLDAFEYLKRENNHFTIHAGEAFGLPSIWQALQWCGADRLGHGVRIIDDIEVADDGSVKLGRLASYVRDKRIPLEMCPSSNLQTGAAPSYAEHPIGLLRRLQFRLTVNTDNRLMSGTNMSREFEHLVKTFRYTLDDMQWFTVNAMKSAFIPFDERLGMINDVIKPGYAELRAEWLFRPQDSTAPVNSASDSV from the coding sequence ATGACGAGCGAGACCACCACACTCCCGACCAGTGAACAGATCCGCCGTGCCCCCAAGGTGCTGCTCCACGACCACCTCGACGGCGGGCTCCGGCCGGCCACGATCGTCGACCTGGCCCGTGAGAACGGCTACGAGGGCCTGCCCGAGACCGACCCGGAAAAGCTCGGGGTCTGGTTCCGTGAGGCCGCCGACTCCGGTTCGCTCGAGCGCTACCTGGAGACCTTCGCGCACACCTGCGCCGTCATGCAGACCCGTGACGCACTGGCCCGGGTGGCCGCCGAGTGCGCCGAGGACCTTGCCGCGGACGGTGTGGTCTATGCCGAGGTCAGGTATGCGCCCGAGCAGCACCTCGAACAGGGGCTGACCCTCGAAGAGGTCGTCGAGGCGGTCAACGAGGGTTTCCGCGAGGGCGAGCGGCGGGCCCGCGAGAACGGCCACCGCATCCGCGTCGGCGCCCTGCTCACCGCGATGCGGCACGCCGCCCGCGCCCTGGAGATCGCCGAACTCGCCAACCGCTACCGGGACACCGGCGTCGTCGGCTTCGACATCGCGGGCGCGGAGGCCGGCTACCCGCCCACCCGCCACCTCGACGCGTTCGAGTACCTCAAGCGGGAGAACAACCACTTCACCATCCACGCCGGTGAAGCCTTCGGTCTGCCGTCCATCTGGCAGGCCCTGCAGTGGTGCGGCGCCGACCGCCTCGGCCACGGTGTCCGGATCATCGACGACATCGAGGTCGCCGACGACGGCTCGGTCAAGCTCGGCCGGCTCGCCTCGTACGTACGGGACAAGCGCATCCCGCTGGAGATGTGCCCGAGCTCCAACCTGCAGACCGGGGCCGCCCCCTCCTATGCGGAGCACCCCATCGGCCTGCTGCGCCGACTGCAGTTCCGGCTCACGGTCAACACCGACAACCGGCTGATGAGCGGCACGAACATGTCCCGGGAATTCGAGCATCTGGTCAAGACCTTCCGATACACGCTCGATGACATGCAGTGGTTTACAGTCAATGCGATGAAATCAGCGTTCATTCCTTTCGATGAACGTCTGGGCATGATCAATGACGTCATCAAGCCCGGTTACGCGGAATTGCGGGCTGAATGGCTGTTCCGTCCCCAGGACTCAACTGCCCCTGTGAACAGTGCTTCTGACTCTGTGTGA
- a CDS encoding PspC domain-containing protein, whose product MAAALVRPRNNRMIAGVCAGLARRFGTTPATMRVLFVVSCLLPGPQFLLYLALWILLPSEEKATGAAAW is encoded by the coding sequence ATGGCCGCCGCACTGGTCCGCCCCCGCAACAACCGAATGATCGCCGGAGTGTGCGCGGGCCTGGCCCGTCGCTTCGGTACGACCCCGGCAACGATGCGCGTGCTCTTCGTGGTGTCGTGTCTGCTTCCCGGCCCGCAGTTTCTGCTCTACCTGGCGCTGTGGATACTCCTCCCCTCGGAGGAGAAGGCCACCGGCGCCGCCGCCTGGTGA